The DNA segment CGCATACACCGCCTGCCACAGCCCGTCTTCCCACCGTTTTAACCGGTAAAACCCGTACTGCTCTTCCTCCGAAACCTCGCATTCCTCCGGAACCGTCACAAAAACCTCCTTTGCGCCGTTCCGGTACGCCTGATGTACCATCCGCCGGATGAGCCGCAAAAGCTCTGCCTTCTCACAAAACCGGATTCTCAGAACAGATTTCCCTGACGTCTCCGTCTCGCTCTGATCGAGAACATAGCTCCAATGCTCATTTTCCCCGGAAACCGCAGGCGACAGTGCCTTCTCGTACTCAATCCCCACAAGCGTCAGCCCCTTGGCCGGCGCCGTCTGGCCGGCCGCCTGCCGGTCACGGCTCTCCAGGATTTCCTTCACATGCTCCGGCGGATACACGCCCATGCCAGCCTTCATAAGCGTCCCGGCGATAATCCGTACCATATTATAAAGGAAGCCGCTGCCGCTCAGACGGATCGTGATGATATCATCCTCTCCTTTTGTGACCGACACCTGATAAAGCGTCCGCACCGTCTCCTCCGCCTGGTGCCTGGCAGAACAAAACGCGGCAAAGTCATGCTCGCCCACCAGATACGCCGCCGCCTTTTTCATCTTCTCCACATCCAGCGGAAAATAGCAGAAATGGGCATACAGCCGCTTTGTCGGCACATCAATCCGGCAGTTTAAAATCATATATTCATACGTTTTCACGCAGTTCTGCTTCCTCGGATGCCAGGTGAGCGGCACCTCCGCGGACTCCAGAACCCGGATGTCCTCGGGAAGCCTTTGGTTTAACGCAAAACAGAGCTTATCTCCGGGGATCCTGCTCTCCGTGTCAAATACAGCCACGTTTCCCAGGGCATGAACGCCGGAATCCGTCCGGCTCGCCCCCACCACGCAGATTTCCTCCTTTAAAAGCTCTGAAACTGCTTTATTTAAAACCTCTTCAATCGTCACACCGTTGGGCTGGAGCTGCCAGCCGCAGTATCCGGTTCCGTCATAGGCAACCGTCAGTCTGATCCGCTTCAAAATCCCATTCTCCCACTATAAAAGAATCTTAAACGCCAGCGACGCAAGGAAATAGACGAGATAGACGGCATACGTCTTCTTATCGCGCCCTTCATAGTGCAGGGGCTTCATCTTCGTCCTGCCCTCGCCGCCCCGATAACATCTGGCCTCCATGGCCATGGCAAGATCCGTGGCCCGCCGGAACGCAGAAATAAACAACGGCACCAGAAGCGGCACCATGGCCTTCGCCTTCTGAATCAGGTTCCCGCTCTCAAAATCAGCGCCTCTCGCCATCTGCGCCTTCATGATTTTATCCGTCTCTTCCACGAGAATCGGAATAAACCGCAGG comes from the Eubacteriaceae bacterium Marseille-Q4139 genome and includes:
- the truA gene encoding tRNA pseudouridine(38-40) synthase TruA; this encodes MKRIRLTVAYDGTGYCGWQLQPNGVTIEEVLNKAVSELLKEEICVVGASRTDSGVHALGNVAVFDTESRIPGDKLCFALNQRLPEDIRVLESAEVPLTWHPRKQNCVKTYEYMILNCRIDVPTKRLYAHFCYFPLDVEKMKKAAAYLVGEHDFAAFCSARHQAEETVRTLYQVSVTKGEDDIITIRLSGSGFLYNMVRIIAGTLMKAGMGVYPPEHVKEILESRDRQAAGQTAPAKGLTLVGIEYEKALSPAVSGENEHWSYVLDQSETETSGKSVLRIRFCEKAELLRLIRRMVHQAYRNGAKEVFVTVPEECEVSEEEQYGFYRLKRWEDGLWQAVYAPQEKEKGHGECDA